Proteins encoded within one genomic window of Alosa alosa isolate M-15738 ecotype Scorff River chromosome 24, AALO_Geno_1.1, whole genome shotgun sequence:
- the gigyf1a gene encoding LOW QUALITY PROTEIN: GRB10-interacting GYF protein 1 (The sequence of the model RefSeq protein was modified relative to this genomic sequence to represent the inferred CDS: inserted 3 bases in 2 codons), which translates to MQTGLSDPHRTHLLRSTGQDFQLLEDKRNMTAETLNFGPEWLRALSSGGSVTSPPPSPAMPKYKLADYRYGREEMLALYIKDNKVPEDMQDKEFAAILQEEPLQPLALVPLTEEEQVPEDMQDKEFAAILQEEPLQPLALVPLTEEEQVPEDMQDKEFAAILQEEPLQPLALVPLTEEEQVPEDMQDKEFAAILQEEPLQPLALVPLTEEEQDMQDKEFAAILQEEPLQPLALVPLTEEEQTLNGGPRSAGWREHPGDARRRKYDFNFPEAGEGGRRRAGSEGLDDDRDNLPEWCTDEEDGEMGTFDSSGAFMPLKKGSKDPIHEEQEFEFQGLEDEDDEVMATAREEERNSSSEGERLDKDVKEALAEMEVKPVSPSSPPSLPFSSMPAPPAPLSESVTAPPAGLEEPLQPTISKNTTEEAAPQLSPPASLAPPPSSAAIHPPPPGGDTEDDEGMKHLQQEAEKMVASLQDSSLDEECFTQALQESRNTASALPLSHEAAMKWFYKDPQGEIQGPFTTVEMCEWFQAGYFSMTLLVKRGCDEGFQPLGDVIKMWGRVPFAPGPSPPPXLVRPQQQQPPPARQPAARANTGNMDQERLKKQQELAAAAALYQQLQQQQLFQLINSRCGEQGMMPSMNRSMSVPDTGSMWDMHTSASQPTGGEASLWDLTMNSSTQGPTLEQLQKCRQQQELIMKLLAQSQSQXGGPASGSGWSGGSTAGLGKPGKALGLLELQQEAERVKQQQRAQQQRERQHAGLMSGQWGEGAGSLWASGSGLEGKSGAGGGVSGAMGMWDEALKSQAGMRGMSHKNSSRSSPSLSEREQYMLRRKRTEEEDKLLKLLQGMKPQDGFTTWCEQMLHALNTTTNNNASSLDVATIVAYLKEVESPYEVLDFIRSYLGDTMEAKEFAKQFLERRAKQKANHQRQQQQQLSKEVAGLTMNNFALQDSMRGVTPSALQSMFQAAHAGKGGMAYDQAAKLKKKQPMMLHSDPSILGYSFHTAGERLSLNEMEMVEDY; encoded by the exons aTGCAAACAGGACTCTCGGATCCACACAGAACCCACCTGCTCCGCTCAACAGGACAGG ACTTTCAGCTCTTGGAGGACAAGAGGAATATGACTGCTGAGACTCTCAATTTCGGCCCAGAATg GCTCCGTGCACTATCCAGCGGGGGCAGTGTGActtcccccccaccctcccccgcCATGCCAAAGTACAAACTGGCCGACTATCGGTACGGCCGCGAGGAGATGCTAGCACTTTATATCAAAGACAACAAg gttccTGAGGACATGCAGGATAAGGAGTTTGCTGCTATTCTGCAGGAGGAGCCTCTGCAGCCTCTGGCTTTAGTGCCTCTGACTGAGGAGGAGCAG gttccTGAGGACATGCAGGATAAGGAGTTTGCTGCTATTCTGCAGGAGGAGCCTCTGCAGCCTCTGGCTTTAGTGCCTCTGACTGAGGAGGAGCAG gttccTGAGGACATGCAGGATAAGGAGTTTGCTGCTATTCTGCAGGAGGAGCCTCTGCAGCCTCTGGCTTTAGTGCCTCTGACTGAGGAGGAGCAG gttccTGAGGACATGCAGGATAAGGAGTTTGCTGCTATTCTGCAGGAGGAGCCTCTGCAGCCTCTGGCTTTAGTGCCTCTGACTGAGGAGGAGCAG GACATGCAGGATAAGGAGTTTGCTGCTATTCTGCAGGAGGAGCCTCTGCAGCCTCTGGCTTTAGTGCCTCTGACTGAGGAGGAGCAG ACACTCA aTGGCGGTCCTCGTTCGGCGGGCTGGCGGGAGCACCCTGGCGATGCCCGGCGCAGGAAATACGACTTCAATTTCCCGGAGGCTGGCGAGGGTGGGCGTCGGAGGGCGGGCAGCGAAGGCCTGGACGATGACCGTGACAACCTGCCCGAGTGGTGCACCGACGAAGAGGATGGCGAAATGGGCACCTTCGACTCCTCCGGCGCCTTCATGCCCTTGAAG aagGGCTCTAAAGACCCCATTCATGAGGAGCAGGAGTTTGAGTTCCAGGGCCTGGAGGACGAGGATGACGAGGTCATGGCCACcgccagagaggaggagaggaacagcAGCAGCGAAGGGGAGAGACTGGACAAAG ATGTGAAAGAAGCCTTGGCTGAGATGGAGGTGAAGCctgtctccccctcctcccctccctctctccccttttcctcTATGCCTGCAccacctgctcctctctctgaaTCTGTGACTGCTCCCCCTGCTGGTCTGGAAGAGCCGCTGCAGCCCACCATCAGCAAGAACACCACTGAAG aggCAGCTCCACAGCTCAGCCCCCCTGCCAGTCTGGCTCCGCCCCCTTCCTCAGCTGCTATTCACCCCCCACCACCGGGGGGTGACACCGAGGATGACGAGGGCATGAAGCACCTGCAgcag GAGGCTGAGAAGATGGTGGCGTCTCTCCAGGACTCGTCGCTGGACGAGGAGTGTTTCACCCAGGCGCTGCAGGAGAGTCGGAACACGGCGTCCGCACTGCCCCTCTCCCACGAGGCCGCCATGAAGTGGTTTTACAAGGACCCGCAGGGAGAGATCCAGg GTCCGTTCACGACAGTGGAGATGTGCGAGTGGTTCCAGGCGGGCTACTTCTCCATGACGCTGCTGGTGAAGCGAGGCTGTGACGAGGGCTTCCAGCCTCTGGGCGACGTCATTAAGATGTGGGGGCGCGTGCCCTTTGCCCCCGGACCCTCGCCGCCCC TTCTGGTccgaccacaacaacaacaaccccccccaGCACGCCAGCCTGCAGCCAGGGCCAACACC GGGAACATGGATCAGGAGCGCCTAAAGAAGCAGCAGGAGCTGGCGGCTGCAGCAGCTCTCTATCAGCaactccagcagcaacagctatTCCAGCTCatcaacag CAGGTGTGGCGAGCAGGGTATGATGCCTTCGATGAACAGGTCAATGTCAGTGCCAGATACAGGGTCCATGTGGGACATGCATACCTCAGCCTCACAGccgacag GCGGTGAGGCcagtctatgggacttaacaatGAATTCTTCAACTCAGGGTCCAACTCTTGAACAGCTTCAAAAG TGTCGTCAGCAGCAGGAACTGATCATGAAGCTGCTGGcgcagagccagagcca aggggGCCCGGCGTCGGGCTCCGGCTGGTCCGGAGGCTCCACCGCTGGGCTGGGCAAGCCAGGCAAGGCCCTGGGGCTCCTGGAGCTGCAGCAGGAGGCTGAGAGGGtgaagcagcagcagagagCCCAGCAGCAGCGTGAGAGG CAGCATGCGGGCCTGATGTCGGggcagtggggggagggggcgggcTCTCTCTGGGCCAGTGGGAGTGGCCTGGAGGGGAAGTCTGGGGCAGGGGGCGGAGTGTCTGGCGCCATGGGCATGTGGGACGAGGCGCTGAAGAGCCAGGCTGGCATGCGGGGTATGAGCCACAAgaacagcagcaggagcagcccctcactcag cgAGCGTGAGCAGTATATGCTTCGTCGTAAGCgcacagaggaggaggataaGCTGCTGAAGCTGTTGCAGGGCATGAAGCCTCAGGACGGCTTCACCACGTGGTGTGAACAGATGCTGCACGCGCTCAACACCACTACCAACAACAACGCCTCTTCGCTtgatg TGGCCACCATTGTGGCATACCTGAAGGAGGTGGAATCTCCATACGAGGTGCTGGATTTCATCCGGTCCTATCTGGGGGACACCATGGAAGCCAAAGAGTTTGCCAAGCAGTTCCTGGAGCGCCGTGCCAAACAGAAGGCCAACCaccagaggcagcagcagcaacag CTCTCCAAGGAGGTGGCTGGACTGACCATGAACAACTTCGCTCTACAG GATTCCATGCGTGGCGTGACCCCCAGCGCTCTGCAGTCCATGTTCCAGGCGGCCCATGCCGGGAAAGGGGGCATGGCCTACGATCAGGCCGCCAAGCTGAAAAAGAAACAGCCCATGATGCTGCATTCTGACCCGAGCATCCTTG GGTACTCATTCCATACTGCAGGGGAGCGCCTGAGCCTAAATGAGATGGAGATGGTGGAGGATTACTGA